TTCAGGCTTATCCTGTCACACCAGAGCATCCTTTTGCCCTCCATGCTCGGGGCACCACCTGGGGCATGGACCTGTTCATTGGAGAGGAAGACAGGTTGGGGCGAGGGCTCGGAGTGCAGGCCGTACAGGCTTTTGTGCACTTGCTGGAACACAAGTATGGAGCCAGCCGGATTTTGATTGATCCAGCCATCCACAATTCCCGAGCCATCCACATCTACCAGAAGGCTGGTTTTCAGGTGGTGGCAGAGATGTCTGTCATGGGAGAAAACCTTTTGCTGCACAGTAAAGACGTCTGATTTTGCGAATCAGAAGCTCAGGGGTACACTGTTTGGGTATGACGCAGACCCTCCTTGAGCAAGTCCTTTTCCCTTTGAATGACGAAATCGGCAGCGTGGCACTGGTCCAGCATGTCGGTGATGACAAAAGCGTGGTCAACGCTGCGCGGGTCTCCTTTGGCGGAGACAACACCCTGCCTTTCGACGAAAAAGACGCCAAACTGATCCGTTACCTGCTCAAGCACGAACACGGCAGCCCTTTTGAGCACAACAGTCTGACTTTCAAAATCGTTGCCCCGATCTTCGTGATCCGCCAGTGGATGCGCCACCGGGTTGGGGTGTCTTACAACGAAATCTCTGGCCGCTACGTGGAAGTGCTTGAGCAGTTCTACACCCCCGAGAAGTTCCGCCAG
The DNA window shown above is from Deinococcus misasensis DSM 22328 and carries:
- a CDS encoding GNAT family N-acetyltransferase: MSIQFQPLQPEHLALLHGWLQKAHVRAFWDDGARTLQDVQSHYFALDWDVDPYLIVWQEEPIGYIQAYPVTPEHPFALHARGTTWGMDLFIGEEDRLGRGLGVQAVQAFVHLLEHKYGASRILIDPAIHNSRAIHIYQKAGFQVVAEMSVMGENLLLHSKDV
- the thyX gene encoding FAD-dependent thymidylate synthase, whose product is MTQTLLEQVLFPLNDEIGSVALVQHVGDDKSVVNAARVSFGGDNTLPFDEKDAKLIRYLLKHEHGSPFEHNSLTFKIVAPIFVIRQWMRHRVGVSYNEISGRYVEVLEQFYTPEKFRQQAKSNRQASIEATDSLDQEQAHQVWENAWKQAFQAYQDLLALGVTREQARGVLPLTMYSEFYFTCNLRSLFHFLTLRDHPGAQWETQMYARALAQLAEPLFPSSFEAWRSLHNHA